A DNA window from Mastomys coucha isolate ucsf_1 unplaced genomic scaffold, UCSF_Mcou_1 pScaffold21, whole genome shotgun sequence contains the following coding sequences:
- the Mrgprf gene encoding mas-related G-protein coupled receptor member F gives MAGNCSWEAHSTNQNKMCPGMSEALELYSRGFLTIEQIATLPPPAVTNYIFLLLCLCGLVGNGLVLWFFGFSIKRTPFSIYFLHLASADGMYLFSKAVISLLNMGTFLGSFPDFIRRVSRIVGLCTFFTGVSLLPAISIERCVSVIFPTWYWRRRPKRLSAGVCALLWMLSFLVTSIHNYFCMFLGHEAPGTACRNMDISLGILLFFLFCPLMVLPCLALILHVECRARRRQRSAKLNHVVLAIVSVFLVSSIYLGIDWFLFWVFQIPAPFPEYVTDLCICINSSAKPIVYFLAGRDKSQRLWEPLRVVFQRALRDGAEPGDAASSTPNTVTMEMQCPSGNAS, from the exons ATGGCCGGAAACTGCTCATGGGAGGCTCACTCCACCAACCAGAACAAG ATGTGTCCCGGTATGAGCGAGGCTCTGGAGCTCTACAGCAGAGGTTTCCTGACCATTGAGCAGATTGCCACACTCCCGCCACCGGCTGTCACAAACTACATCTTCCTGCTGCTTTGCCTGTGTGGCCTGGTGGGAAACGGGCTGGTCCTCTGGTTTTTCGGCTTCTCCATCAAGAGGACCCCCTTCTCCATCTACTTCCTGCACCTGGCCAGCGCTGATGGGATGTACCTCTTCAGCAAGGCCGTGATTTCGCTCCTGAACATGGGGACCTTCCTGGGCTCCTTCCCCGACTTCATTAGAAGAGTGTCCCGGATCGTGGGGCTCTGCACGTTCTTCACAGGTGTGAGCCTCCTGCCGGCCATTAGCATCGAACGCTGTGTGTCAGTCATTTTTCCCACCTGGTACTGGCGTCGGAGGCCTAAGCGCCTGTCAGCTGGGGTCTGTGCCCTGCTCTGGATGCTGTCTTTCCTAGTTACCAGTATCCACAACTACTTCTGTATGTTCCTGGGCCACGAGGCCCCTGGGACAGCCTGCCGCAACATGGACATCTCACTGGGCATCTtgctgttctttctcttttgcccACTGATGGTACTCCCCTGCCTGGCACTCATCCTGCACGTAGAGTGCCGAGCACGGCGCCGCCAACGCTCTGCCAAGCTGAATCACGTGGTCCTGGccattgtctctgtcttcctcgtGTCATCCATCTACTTGGGGATCGACTGGTTCCTCTTCTGGGTCTTCCAGATCCCGGCCCCCTTCCCCGAGTACGTCACGGACTTGTGTATCTGCATCAACAGCAGTGCCAAGCCCATCGTCTACTTCCTGGCTGGGAGAGACAAGTCACAGCGCCTGTGGGAACCTCTCAGGGTGGTCTTCCAGCGGGCTCTCCGGGATGGTGCCGAGCCAGGAGACGCTGCTAGCAGCACACCCAACACGGTCACCATGGAGATGCAGTGCCCCTCTGGGAACGCATCCTGA